A genomic region of Saccopteryx bilineata isolate mSacBil1 chromosome 1, mSacBil1_pri_phased_curated, whole genome shotgun sequence contains the following coding sequences:
- the LOC136333422 gene encoding LOW QUALITY PROTEIN: olfactory receptor 7A17-like (The sequence of the model RefSeq protein was modified relative to this genomic sequence to represent the inferred CDS: inserted 1 base in 1 codon), protein MKPSNDTQILEFFLLGLSEAPELQPFAFGLFRSMYLFTVWGNLLIILAVSSDSHLQTPMYFFLCNLSLVDICFTSTTVPTMLLNIHTQSTVITYEGCITQMYFFMLFAVLDDFILTVNAYDRFXAICHPLHYTVIMNPRLCGLLVLVSWIISVLNSLLRSLMVLVLPFCSDLEIPHFFCELNQVVQLACYDTFLNNMVMYFSAGLLGGGPLIGILYTYSKIMSSVCRIPSAQGNHKAFSTWASRLSVVSLFYGTSLDMYLSSAATHSSHSSATAAVMYTVVTPMLNPFIYSLRNKDIKRALERFLGRQAFQGQTVLG, encoded by the exons ATGAAACCAAGCAATGATacacaaattttagaattttttctccTGGGACTGTCAGAGGCACCAGAACTGCAGCCCTTCGCATTCGGGCTCTTCCGGTCCATGTACCTGTTCACTGTGTGGGGAAACCTGCTCATCATTCTGGCCGTCAGCTCAGACTCCCACCTCCAGAcgcccatgtacttcttcctctgCAACCTGTCCCTGGTGGACATCTGCTTCACCTCCACCACTGTCCCAACGATGCTGCTGAACATCCACACTCAGAGCACAGTCATAACCTATGAAGGCTGCATCACCCAGATGTACTTTTTCATGCTCTTTGCAGTTTTAGATGACTTTATCCTGACTGTGAATGCCTATGACCGCT GTGCCATCTGTCACCCCCTGCACTACACGGTCATCATGAACCCTCGGCTCTGTGGACTGCTGGTTCTGGTGTCCTGGATCATAAGTGTCCTAAATTCTCTGTTACGAAGCTTAATGGTGTTGGTTCTTCCCTTCTGCTCAGACTTGGAAATCCCCCACTTTTTCTGTGAACTCAATCAGGTGGTCCAACTCGCCTGTTATGACACCTTTCTTAATAACATGGTGATGTATTTTTCAGCTGGGCTGCTGGGTGGTGGTCCCCTTATTGGGATCCTTTACACTTACTCTAAGATAATGTCCTCTGTATGTAGAATCCCATCAGCTCAGGGGAATCATAAAGCATTTTCTACCTGGGCATCTCGCCTCTCAgttgtctctttattttatgGTACAAGCTTAGACATGTATCTCAGCTCTGCTGCTACCCACAGCTCACACTCAAGTGCAACAGCCGCGGTGATGTACACCGTGGTCACACCCATGCTGAACCCCTTCATCTACAGTCTCAGGAACAAGGACATAAAGAGGGCTTTGGAAAGATTTCTTGGCAGGCAAGCTTTTCAAGGGCAAACTGTACTAGGCTGA